The following coding sequences lie in one Drosophila bipectinata strain 14024-0381.07 chromosome XR, DbipHiC1v2, whole genome shotgun sequence genomic window:
- the upd3 gene encoding uncharacterized protein upd3 gives MTTAACPLDVGSSRSIKTAIARAITEPEPEPQPPPPSPLPSPSLRRSQRRSWSLLAFVTIMCLLLHFGIDGSGGGGLRGVAAAPLQDTSASQQDSNSVEEVPVIAGSPSQKRLHKRHHPNCSFRCRFQTELNASLEVLDWENSCGGNWTGREIKYKHRPNTNKKRRMILKGLHDQTNKELIILQDDDKNRRTTNSERELAKKYNKAIDLKQRERMALHKNQYNFLPKLNATSSQLKLRHVHRDLQMYVGAFSYLRHAKLHWDYANLQAESVMSADLERLRASARRALCNVEMAINATNRLFPAHVPAGHKLRRPMTRQLMERKLQKFKTPLVQLHRQATLAAGGAEMMPPNLHYDQLTKDALFVKFKFIQYLKSIRKILKKQTKPKNTSHNSPRYST, from the exons ATG ACGACAGCTGCCTGTCCGCTCGACGTCGGCAGTAGCAGAAGCATCAAAACGGCCATCGCACGGGCAATAACGGAACCGGAACCGGAACCGCAGCCTCCGCCACCATCGCCATTGCCGTCGCCGTCACTACGTCGATCGCAGCGTCGTTCCTGGTCGCTTCTGGCTTTCGTCACCATTATGTGCCTTCTGTTGCATTTCGGCATTGatggtagtggtggtggtggcttaAGGGGCGTGGCAGCAGCACCTCTACAGGACACATCCGCCTCCCAACAGGATAGCAATAGTGTGGAGGAAGTGCCAGTGATTGCCGGTTCACCATCGCAGAAGCGCCTCCACAAGCGTCATCATCCCAACTGCAGTTTCCGGTGCCGATTCCAAACGGAACTGAATGCCAGCCTGGAGGTCCTGGACTGGGAGAATAGCTGCGGCGGCAACTGGACCGGCCgggaaattaaatacaaacaCAGGCCAAATACCAACAAGAAGAGGAGGATG ATCCTCAAGGGCCTGCATGATCAGACCAACAAGGAGCTGATTATCCTGCAGGATGACGACAAGAACCGTCGCACCACCAACTCGGAGAGGGAACTGGCCAAGAAGTACAACAAGGCCATCGACTTGAAGCAGCGAGAGAGGATGGCTTTGCACAAAAATCAATacaattttttgccaaaattaaaTGCCACTAGTTCTCAG TTAAAACTACGACACGTGCATCGCGATCTACAAATGTATGTGGGCGCCTTCAGTTACCTGCGGCACGCGAAACTGCACTGGGATTATGCCAACCTGCAGGCCGAGAGCGTTATGTCCGCCGATCTGGAGCGCCTGCGCGCCTCCGCCCGACGCGCCCTCTGCAACGTCGAAATGGCCATAAATGCCACCAATCGACTGTTTCCCGCCCATGTCCCCGCCGGTCATAAGCTGCGACGCCCGATGACCCGCCAGCTGATGGAACGGAAGTtgcaaaaattcaaaacacCTCTGGTGCAGTTGCATAGACAGGCGACCTTGGCCGCTGGGGGGGCAGAGATGATGCCACCCAATCTCCACTACGATCAGCTGACAAAGGATGCTCTCTTtgtgaaatttaaattcattCAATACCTGAAGAGTATCCGTAAGATACTGAAAAAGCAGACAAAGCCGAAGAATACCAGTCACAATTCTCCACGCTATTCCACATAA